In Paracoccus aminophilus JCM 7686, a single window of DNA contains:
- a CDS encoding ABC transporter substrate-binding protein, producing MRKLLLATAACIMAAGVASAEDVKIGVSFGFTGPLESMSPNMLKSVEMAAKEISDSGKFLDGSKISIVKADSTCTDAAAAVAGVERLVTSDHVKGIVGGMCSGETIASLEKVGVPNGVVMISPSATSPALSTIDSKGYFYRTSPSDARQGDVMADITLEHGIKSVAVTYTNNDYGKGLADSFVKAYEAKGGKVTINTAHDDGKADYSAEVAALAAAGGDALVVAGYVDQGGSGIVQGALDTGAFSTFVFPDGMISQVLVTKFGKSLETSFGQNPSAEGEGHDKFMEMAKADGFDGSSAFAGETYDATALIALAMQAAKSSDPKVYKDKIMDIANAPGEKIYAGELAKGLELLAEGKDIDYVGATSVELLPPGETAGVYREVDFKGGTMNVVKYR from the coding sequence ATGAGAAAATTGCTTCTGGCGACGGCGGCCTGCATCATGGCTGCGGGTGTCGCCTCGGCCGAGGATGTCAAAATCGGCGTGTCCTTCGGCTTCACCGGGCCGCTGGAATCGATGTCGCCGAACATGCTGAAATCGGTCGAAATGGCCGCGAAAGAGATCTCGGACAGCGGCAAGTTCCTCGACGGCTCGAAAATCTCGATCGTCAAGGCCGACAGCACCTGCACCGATGCGGCCGCAGCCGTCGCGGGCGTCGAGCGCCTTGTGACCTCGGATCACGTCAAGGGCATCGTCGGCGGCATGTGCTCGGGCGAAACCATTGCCTCGCTTGAGAAAGTCGGCGTGCCGAATGGCGTCGTGATGATCTCGCCTTCAGCGACCTCGCCCGCGCTCTCGACCATCGACAGCAAAGGCTATTTCTACCGCACCTCGCCGTCGGATGCGCGTCAGGGCGATGTCATGGCCGATATCACGCTGGAGCACGGCATCAAATCGGTCGCGGTGACCTATACCAACAACGACTACGGCAAGGGTCTCGCCGACAGCTTCGTCAAAGCCTATGAAGCCAAAGGCGGCAAGGTCACGATCAACACCGCTCATGACGACGGCAAAGCCGATTATTCGGCCGAAGTCGCGGCGCTGGCCGCAGCGGGCGGCGATGCGCTGGTCGTGGCAGGCTATGTCGATCAGGGCGGCTCGGGCATCGTGCAGGGCGCGCTCGACACCGGCGCCTTCAGCACCTTCGTCTTCCCCGATGGCATGATCTCGCAGGTTCTGGTCACCAAATTCGGCAAGAGCCTTGAAACGTCCTTCGGTCAAAACCCCTCCGCCGAAGGCGAAGGCCATGACAAATTCATGGAAATGGCCAAGGCTGATGGCTTTGACGGCAGCTCGGCTTTCGCGGGCGAGACCTATGATGCGACCGCGCTGATCGCTCTGGCGATGCAGGCGGCGAAATCCTCGGATCCGAAAGTCTACAAAGACAAGATCATGGATATCGCCAATGCGCCGGGCGAAAAGATCTATGCGGGTGAGCTCGCCAAAGGTCTGGAGCTGCTGGCCGAAGGCAAGGACATCGACTATGTCGGCGCGACCTCGGTCGAGCTGCTGCCCCCCGGTGAAACCGCTGGCGTCTACCGCGAAGTAGACTTCAAGGGCGGCACCATGAATGTCGTCAAATACCGCTGA
- a CDS encoding ABC transporter ATP-binding protein: MIQVHDLHKHFGGFRAVDGASLTIETGSITGLIGPNGAGKSTLFNVIAGVLKPTSGKVLMDGEDISGLPPHELFHKGLLRTFQLAHEFSSMTVRENLMMVPAQQSGETLWNTWFQRGRIRAEERAIREKADEVLDFLTISHVADEKAGNLSGGQKKLLELGRTMMVDAKIVFLDEVGAGVNRTLLGTIGDAIVRLNRERGYTFCVIEHDMDFIGRLCDPVIVMAEGKVLAKGSAQNIMENEAVIEAYLGTGLKNKVAAEIEAERAQGGGHGAQPGLGKGTGNGPAGVPA; the protein is encoded by the coding sequence ATGATCCAGGTCCATGACCTGCATAAGCACTTCGGTGGATTCCGCGCGGTGGACGGGGCCAGTCTCACGATCGAGACCGGCTCAATCACGGGGCTGATCGGCCCGAATGGCGCGGGAAAATCTACCCTTTTCAACGTAATCGCCGGAGTTCTTAAACCAACTTCCGGCAAAGTTCTCATGGATGGCGAAGACATCAGCGGCCTGCCGCCGCATGAGCTGTTTCACAAGGGGCTGCTGCGCACCTTCCAGCTGGCGCATGAGTTTTCCTCGATGACCGTGCGCGAGAACCTGATGATGGTCCCCGCCCAGCAAAGCGGCGAGACGCTGTGGAACACCTGGTTCCAGCGCGGCCGCATCCGCGCCGAAGAGCGTGCGATCCGCGAGAAAGCCGATGAGGTGCTGGACTTCCTGACCATCTCGCATGTCGCCGACGAAAAGGCAGGCAACCTATCAGGCGGGCAGAAAAAGCTGCTCGAGCTTGGCCGCACCATGATGGTCGATGCCAAGATCGTCTTCCTCGACGAGGTCGGCGCGGGCGTGAACCGCACGCTTCTGGGCACGATCGGCGATGCGATCGTGCGGCTGAACCGCGAGCGCGGCTATACGTTCTGCGTGATCGAGCACGATATGGATTTCATCGGCCGCCTTTGCGACCCGGTCATCGTCATGGCCGAGGGCAAGGTGCTGGCCAAGGGCTCGGCCCAGAACATCATGGAGAATGAGGCGGTGATCGAGGCCTATCTCGGCACCGGGCTCAAAAACAAAGTCGCGGCAGAGATCGAGGCCGAGCGCGCTCAGGGCGGAGGCCATGGCGCCCAGCCCGGGCTCGGCAAAGGGACCGGCAACGGCCCGGCGGGGGTTCCGGCATGA
- a CDS encoding ABC transporter ATP-binding protein, giving the protein MTQAYLSASQMRGGYGKADILNDCTITVERGQIAVIVGPNGAGKSTAMKAVFGMLNLREGAVLLDGEDITRLSPQERVRKGMGFVPQTHNIFPSMTVEENLEMGAFIRDDDYRETIAQVYELFPAVADKRRQNAGELSGGQRQQVAVGRALMTRPSLLMLDEPTAGVSPIVMDELFDRIIEIARTGISILMVEQNARQALEIADIGYVLVQGTNRYTDTGKALMADPDVRRTFLGG; this is encoded by the coding sequence ATGACCCAAGCCTATCTCTCGGCCAGCCAGATGCGTGGTGGCTATGGCAAGGCCGATATCCTCAACGATTGCACGATCACGGTCGAGCGCGGTCAGATCGCGGTCATCGTCGGCCCGAATGGCGCGGGGAAATCCACCGCGATGAAGGCGGTCTTCGGCATGCTGAACCTGCGCGAAGGCGCGGTGCTGCTCGATGGCGAGGACATCACCCGGCTCTCGCCGCAAGAGCGCGTGCGCAAGGGCATGGGCTTCGTGCCCCAGACCCATAACATTTTCCCCTCGATGACCGTCGAGGAGAATCTCGAAATGGGCGCCTTCATCCGCGACGACGATTATCGCGAGACCATCGCGCAGGTCTATGAGCTCTTCCCCGCCGTCGCCGACAAGCGGCGCCAGAATGCGGGCGAGCTCTCGGGCGGGCAGCGCCAGCAGGTCGCGGTCGGACGCGCACTGATGACGCGGCCCTCGCTTCTGATGCTCGACGAGCCGACTGCGGGCGTCTCGCCCATCGTCATGGACGAGCTTTTCGACCGCATTATCGAGATCGCCCGCACCGGCATCTCGATCCTGATGGTCGAGCAGAATGCCCGTCAGGCGCTTGAGATCGCCGATATCGGCTATGTGCTGGTGCAAGGCACCAATCGCTATACGGATACAGGCAAGGCGCTGATGGCCGATCCAGATGTCCGCCGGACCTTCCTCGGAGGATAA
- a CDS encoding branched-chain amino acid ABC transporter permease produces MDILNAGVALLNFVVIPAAAYGAQLALGALGVTLIYGILRFSNFAHGDTMAFGTAICIKVTAVLVALGISIYPLPVALLALPIAIVATAALMVGTDRLVYRFYRRKKSDPIIMVMASVGVMFVMNGLTRMFIGVDEIRFDDGARFVIDVASFRAATGLQEGLSLRTSQLITLVVTAIACWLLFRFLNRTKAGKSMRAYSDNEDLALLSGIDPERVVRLTWIIAAALATTAGVLYGLDKSFKAFNYFQILLPIFAAAIVGGLGNPVGAVAGGFIVAFSEVALTYPWKKVAGYLFPSWQPDSLLQLLSTEYKFAVSFIILIVVLLFRPTGLFRGKSF; encoded by the coding sequence ATGGACATTCTCAACGCCGGTGTCGCCCTGCTGAATTTCGTGGTCATTCCCGCCGCCGCCTACGGCGCGCAGCTTGCGCTCGGCGCGCTTGGGGTGACGCTGATCTATGGGATCCTGCGCTTTTCCAACTTCGCCCATGGCGACACCATGGCCTTTGGCACCGCGATTTGCATCAAGGTGACGGCGGTTCTGGTCGCGCTTGGCATCTCGATCTATCCGCTGCCGGTGGCGCTTTTGGCCCTGCCCATCGCCATTGTCGCGACAGCCGCGCTGATGGTCGGCACTGACCGGCTGGTCTATCGCTTCTATCGCCGCAAGAAATCCGATCCGATCATCATGGTCATGGCCTCTGTCGGGGTGATGTTCGTGATGAACGGGCTCACGCGCATGTTCATCGGCGTGGACGAGATCCGCTTCGATGACGGCGCGCGCTTTGTGATTGATGTCGCGAGCTTTCGCGCCGCGACCGGGCTGCAAGAGGGCCTGTCGCTGCGCACGAGCCAGCTCATCACGCTGGTCGTGACCGCGATTGCCTGCTGGTTGCTCTTCCGCTTCCTGAACCGCACCAAAGCGGGCAAGTCGATGCGTGCCTATTCCGACAACGAGGATCTCGCGCTTCTGTCCGGCATCGACCCCGAGCGCGTCGTGCGCCTGACCTGGATCATCGCGGCGGCTTTGGCCACCACGGCGGGCGTGCTCTACGGGCTTGATAAAAGCTTCAAGGCCTTCAATTACTTCCAGATCCTGCTGCCGATCTTTGCCGCCGCCATCGTCGGCGGGCTTGGCAATCCGGTCGGCGCGGTTGCGGGCGGCTTCATCGTCGCCTTTTCCGAGGTTGCGCTGACCTATCCCTGGAAAAAGGTCGCGGGCTATCTGTTCCCAAGCTGGCAGCCCGACAGCCTGCTTCAGCTTCTGTCCACCGAATATAAATTCGCGGTGAGCTTCATCATTCTGATCGTGGTGCTGCTCTTCAGGCCAACCGGCCTCTTCCGCGGCAAATCTTTCTGA
- a CDS encoding branched-chain amino acid ABC transporter permease: MSQTRQADASSRWRAPLVFLVILVLFVLEGTTRNALFSGSWNTALGILNMGLISAVMALGVNMQWGYAGLFNAGVVGFIAIGGVAPVLISTKPVPGAWAAGGPGLILAFAIAIATIWAAMLAWKHLGQRWRGLAVAALLVVGFVLYRRFFDPAVTAIEANNSASAGNIGGLGLPVLLSWPVGALFAAIAAWAVGKVALGLRSDYLAIATLGIGEIISAVMRNEEWLARGVKNVSGIPRPVPYEVDLQADPSFVARAAEFGLDPTTASAIWVKLLYAGLFTVVLLLLILAAQLALNSPWGRMMRAIRDNETAAEAMGKNVTRRHLQIFVIGSAVIGLGGAMMITQDGLMSPGGYAPLRYTFLIWVMVIVGGSGNNWGAVLGAILIWFLWVKAEVWGPELMAGFTSLLPEGNLSQTLMERAPHMRFIAMGLVLLLVLRFAPRGLVPEK; this comes from the coding sequence ATGTCACAAACTCGTCAGGCCGATGCCTCGAGCCGCTGGCGCGCGCCGCTGGTCTTTCTGGTCATCCTCGTGCTCTTCGTGCTCGAAGGGACGACCCGCAATGCGCTGTTTTCAGGCAGCTGGAACACGGCGCTCGGCATCCTGAACATGGGGCTCATCTCGGCGGTGATGGCGCTTGGGGTGAATATGCAATGGGGCTATGCCGGGCTCTTTAACGCGGGTGTCGTCGGCTTCATCGCCATTGGCGGCGTGGCCCCGGTGCTGATCTCGACCAAGCCCGTCCCCGGCGCCTGGGCGGCTGGCGGCCCCGGGCTGATCCTCGCTTTCGCCATCGCGATTGCGACGATCTGGGCCGCGATGCTCGCCTGGAAACATCTCGGCCAACGCTGGCGCGGGCTTGCGGTGGCGGCGCTGCTGGTCGTGGGCTTTGTCCTCTATCGCCGCTTCTTTGACCCGGCGGTGACCGCAATCGAGGCCAATAACTCGGCCTCGGCGGGCAATATCGGCGGGCTGGGCCTGCCGGTTCTGCTGTCCTGGCCGGTCGGCGCGCTCTTTGCCGCGATTGCCGCTTGGGCGGTGGGCAAGGTCGCGCTTGGCCTGCGCTCGGATTATCTGGCGATTGCGACGCTTGGCATCGGCGAGATCATCTCGGCGGTGATGCGCAATGAGGAATGGCTGGCGCGTGGGGTCAAGAACGTAAGCGGCATTCCCCGCCCCGTGCCCTATGAGGTCGATCTGCAGGCCGATCCCTCCTTCGTCGCCCGTGCCGCCGAATTCGGGCTGGACCCGACGACGGCTTCGGCGATCTGGGTGAAGCTGCTTTATGCGGGCCTCTTCACGGTGGTTCTGCTGCTCCTGATCCTCGCGGCCCAGCTGGCGCTGAACTCGCCTTGGGGCCGGATGATGCGCGCGATCCGTGACAATGAGACTGCGGCCGAAGCCATGGGCAAAAACGTCACCCGCCGTCATTTGCAGATCTTCGTTATCGGCTCGGCGGTTATCGGCTTGGGCGGCGCGATGATGATCACGCAAGACGGGCTGATGAGCCCCGGCGGCTATGCGCCCTTGCGCTATACCTTCCTGATCTGGGTGATGGTGATCGTCGGCGGCTCTGGCAACAATTGGGGCGCGGTTCTGGGCGCGATCCTGATCTGGTTTCTCTGGGTCAAAGCCGAGGTCTGGGGTCCGGAGTTGATGGCCGGTTTCACCTCGCTGCTGCCCGAGGGCAATCTGAGCCAGACCCTGATGGAACGCGCGCCGCATATGCGCTTCATCGCCATGGGACTGGTGCTGCTGCTGGTCCTGCGCTTTGCCCCACGCGGGCTGGTGCCGGAGAAATAG
- the purN gene encoding phosphoribosylglycinamide formyltransferase, translating into MKRIAILISGGGSNMIRLVESMVGDHPARAVLVGSNDPTATGLARAEALGVPSFAVDHRPFNGDRAAFEEALFARLDAAQPDLLCLAGFMRILTPGFVSRFEGRMLNIHPSLLPKYPGLHTHQRALDAGDAEAGASVHLVTPELDAGPILGQARVRIQPEDTAETLAARVLKQEHRLYPAVLRRVLDGNLSRLDLEAE; encoded by the coding sequence GTGAAACGCATTGCCATCCTGATCTCGGGAGGCGGATCGAACATGATCCGCCTCGTCGAAAGCATGGTGGGCGACCATCCCGCCCGCGCCGTTCTGGTCGGCTCGAACGACCCGACCGCGACAGGGCTCGCGCGCGCCGAAGCCCTGGGCGTCCCGAGCTTCGCCGTCGATCACCGTCCCTTCAACGGCGACCGCGCGGCCTTCGAAGAGGCGCTTTTCGCGCGCCTTGATGCCGCCCAGCCCGATCTGCTGTGCCTTGCGGGCTTTATGCGCATCCTGACGCCGGGCTTTGTCAGCCGCTTCGAGGGCAGGATGCTCAATATCCACCCCTCGCTTTTGCCGAAGTATCCGGGCCTTCATACCCATCAACGCGCCCTCGACGCGGGCGATGCCGAGGCCGGCGCCTCCGTCCATCTGGTCACGCCCGAACTCGACGCCGGGCCGATCCTCGGTCAGGCCCGCGTCCGGATCCAGCCAGAGGACACCGCCGAAACCCTCGCCGCGCGCGTTCTCAAGCAGGAACACCGGCTCTACCCCGCGGTCCTACGCCGCGTCCTCGACGGCAATCTCTCTCGCCTCGACCTCGAAGCAGAATGA
- the purM gene encoding phosphoribosylformylglycinamidine cyclo-ligase produces MSEVKTGMSYAEAGVDIDAGNALVERIKPAAAATRRTGVMEGLGGFGALFDPRAAGYQDPVLVAATDGVGTKLRIAIDTGELDGVGIDLVAMCVNDLVCQGGEPLFFLDYFATGKLSVDEAARVINGIAEGCRRSGTALIGGETAEMPGMYHAGDFDLAGFAVGALERGTALPRDVRDGDVLIGLLSDGVHSNGFSLVRRVAEKAGLGWKDPAPFAPGTLGQALLTPTRLYVRPVLEAIRAGGVHAAAHITGGGITENLPRVLPKGLGAEVDLDSWTLPAVFDWLAEAGNIAEAEMLKTFNSGIGMILAVEATRAAEIETLLQAAGETTARLGAVVPGEGVRYSGRLR; encoded by the coding sequence ATGAGCGAAGTCAAAACCGGCATGTCCTATGCCGAAGCAGGGGTCGATATTGACGCAGGCAATGCGCTGGTCGAGCGCATCAAACCCGCCGCCGCGGCCACCCGCCGCACGGGCGTGATGGAGGGCCTGGGCGGTTTCGGCGCGCTCTTTGATCCGCGCGCTGCGGGCTATCAGGATCCGGTGCTGGTCGCTGCGACCGATGGCGTCGGCACGAAGCTCCGCATCGCCATCGACACGGGCGAGCTTGACGGCGTCGGCATCGACCTTGTTGCCATGTGCGTCAACGATCTCGTCTGTCAGGGCGGCGAGCCGCTTTTCTTCCTCGACTATTTCGCGACCGGCAAGCTCTCGGTCGATGAGGCCGCGCGGGTGATCAATGGCATCGCCGAGGGCTGCCGCCGCTCGGGCACTGCACTGATCGGCGGTGAGACGGCAGAGATGCCGGGCATGTATCACGCCGGCGATTTCGACCTTGCGGGCTTTGCCGTCGGCGCGCTCGAGCGTGGCACGGCGCTGCCGCGCGATGTCCGCGACGGCGATGTGCTGATCGGTCTTCTCTCGGACGGCGTCCACTCGAACGGCTTCTCGCTGGTGCGCCGCGTCGCCGAAAAGGCCGGGCTTGGCTGGAAAGATCCCGCGCCCTTCGCACCCGGCACGCTCGGACAGGCGCTGCTCACGCCGACGCGGCTTTACGTCCGCCCGGTGCTCGAAGCGATCCGCGCGGGCGGCGTTCACGCGGCTGCCCATATCACCGGCGGCGGCATCACCGAAAACCTGCCGCGGGTGCTGCCCAAGGGCCTCGGCGCCGAGGTCGATCTCGACAGCTGGACCCTGCCTGCGGTCTTCGATTGGCTGGCCGAGGCGGGCAATATCGCCGAGGCCGAGATGCTCAAGACCTTCAACTCCGGCATCGGCATGATCCTCGCGGTAGAGGCGACCCGCGCCGCAGAGATCGAGACGCTGCTGCAAGCCGCAGGCGAAACCACCGCGCGTCTTGGCGCGGTCGTTCCGGGCGAGGGCGTGCGCTACTCTGGACGCCTGCGGTGA
- a CDS encoding DUF4352 domain-containing protein encodes MIGAGRVLACLCSAALLGGMMLTEPDYNSVFRPFVTHVAASETGETRLFAARFTGWQTAESIDVASLGQELHRDTEGRFLIVDLELTGTISSTSLAASWQGASGRRYDTTKRISSFARDLRALTIQPGLQNKAVAVFELPADEIAGGRLILEARFDPPLEGTLHLAPPGPVPADAAVVRLDG; translated from the coding sequence ATGATCGGCGCGGGTCGGGTTCTGGCCTGCCTGTGCAGCGCCGCGCTTCTTGGCGGGATGATGCTGACCGAGCCCGATTACAACAGCGTCTTTCGTCCGTTCGTCACCCATGTGGCCGCGAGCGAGACCGGCGAGACCCGGCTGTTCGCGGCGCGCTTCACAGGCTGGCAAACCGCCGAAAGCATTGATGTCGCGAGTCTCGGCCAAGAGCTCCATCGCGACACAGAGGGCCGCTTCCTGATTGTCGATCTGGAGCTGACCGGCACCATCAGCTCGACCTCCCTCGCGGCAAGCTGGCAGGGTGCGAGCGGGCGGCGCTATGACACGACCAAACGGATCAGCTCTTTTGCGCGTGATCTCAGGGCGCTTACGATCCAGCCCGGTCTGCAAAACAAAGCGGTTGCTGTCTTCGAACTTCCCGCCGATGAAATCGCCGGGGGCCGGTTGATCCTTGAGGCGCGCTTTGATCCGCCGCTTGAGGGCACCCTGCATCTTGCGCCGCCCGGTCCGGTGCCTGCCGATGCAGCGGTGGTGAGGCTCGACGGATGA